The following are encoded in a window of Mycoplasma anserisalpingitidis genomic DNA:
- a CDS encoding MSC_0621 family F1-like ATPase epsilon subunit produces the protein MDKKIIFISQNNNQISFDSDEIYSCTQLDDNWIKISSPSVASYKKTFLKIKTNNKETYYFILNNVFIENINENILVHYYGKFSQYIFDKYIEKKLMLSYKEKISELNNKIKYFESLKSLNISTNTFEKIKTFKDELYLYKALFDFQLKLVYERENNEK, from the coding sequence ATGGATAAAAAGATAATATTTATTTCACAAAACAATAATCAAATTTCTTTTGATTCTGATGAAATTTACTCTTGTACTCAATTAGACGATAATTGAATTAAAATTTCTTCTCCCTCTGTAGCAAGCTATAAAAAAACATTTCTTAAAATAAAAACAAATAATAAAGAAACTTATTATTTCATATTAAATAATGTTTTTATTGAAAATATTAATGAAAACATTTTGGTTCACTATTATGGTAAGTTTTCTCAATATATTTTTGATAAATACATTGAGAAAAAATTAATGCTCTCATACAAAGAAAAAATAAGTGAATTAAATAATAAAATAAAATATTTTGAATCATTAAAATCGCTTAATATATCTACAAACACATTTGAGAAAATAAAAACATTTAAGGATGAATTGTACTTATATAAAGCTTTATTTGATTTTCAACTTAAACTAGTTTATGAAAGGGAGAATAATGAAAAATAG